One segment of uncultured Tolumonas sp. DNA contains the following:
- a CDS encoding nucleoside triphosphate pyrophosphatase — MTTPDLILASTSVYRRALLEKLALPFRCVAPHIDETPQTGEEAIQLVQRLALEKAQAVAKTNTTSWIIGSDQVCTINGEIVGKPGSAPAAIAQLQAASGQKISFYTGLCLFDAALDRYQLLAEPFHVHFRTLSLSQIERYVSAEKPFDCAGSFKSEGLGISLFQQLEGRDPNTLIGLPLIALVDMLAAWGLELPL, encoded by the coding sequence ATGACAACACCTGATTTAATACTGGCATCAACCTCGGTTTACCGTCGGGCACTACTAGAGAAATTAGCCCTACCCTTCCGTTGTGTCGCACCACATATAGATGAAACGCCACAAACTGGGGAAGAGGCAATACAACTCGTGCAACGTCTGGCATTAGAAAAAGCCCAAGCCGTTGCAAAAACAAACACCACTAGTTGGATTATTGGTAGTGATCAGGTTTGCACTATTAATGGCGAAATCGTTGGCAAACCCGGCTCCGCACCAGCCGCTATCGCACAATTACAAGCCGCATCAGGTCAGAAGATCAGCTTTTATACTGGCTTATGTTTATTTGATGCCGCCTTAGATCGTTATCAACTATTAGCGGAACCATTCCATGTGCATTTTCGCACCTTATCATTGTCGCAAATTGAACGGTATGTTAGCGCAGAAAAGCCTTTTGATTGTGCAGGCAGCTTTAAATCAGAAGGGTTAGGGATCAGCTTATTCCAGCAACTGGAAGGCCGAGATCCAAATACCTTGATTGGATTACCGTTGATTGCTTTAGTGGATATGTTGGCAGCTTGGGGGCTTGAATTACCACTATGA
- a CDS encoding HAD-IA family hydrolase — protein MKEYQLIIFDWDGTLMDSVGRIVSSMQKAAQATHLAVPPASSIKDIIGLSLQVSMQRLFPQASDEQHKTLIQHYSNYYKHLDDTPTPLFSGIDRMMQQLYANGKSLAVATGKSRNGLERVLLETDMASLFCARRGADEAKSKPDPLMLQQILDELNMPAQSAVMVGDSVHDLAMAQAIGMDSIGVTWGVHDKAMLEHHQPVVIVDSVAELHLRLIS, from the coding sequence ATGAAAGAGTATCAACTCATCATTTTTGACTGGGATGGTACGCTGATGGATTCGGTCGGTCGGATCGTTTCCTCTATGCAAAAAGCGGCACAAGCTACACATTTAGCTGTGCCGCCAGCCAGTTCAATCAAAGACATTATCGGACTTAGCCTGCAAGTTTCGATGCAGCGACTGTTTCCGCAAGCCTCAGATGAGCAGCATAAAACGCTGATCCAGCATTATAGTAACTACTACAAACATCTTGATGATACGCCGACGCCGTTATTTTCTGGTATCGATCGTATGATGCAGCAACTGTATGCAAATGGGAAATCGCTGGCAGTGGCAACCGGCAAATCACGTAATGGTTTAGAACGGGTATTGCTTGAAACCGACATGGCATCGCTGTTTTGTGCCCGTCGGGGGGCTGATGAAGCTAAATCAAAGCCAGACCCACTCATGCTGCAACAAATTTTAGATGAACTAAACATGCCTGCGCAGTCTGCAGTGATGGTAGGCGATTCAGTACACGACTTAGCGATGGCGCAGGCTATTGGCATGGACAGTATCGGTGTCACCTGGGGAGTGCATGATAAAGCCATGTTAGAACATCATCAGCCGGTTGTTATCGTTGATTCTGTTGCTGAATTGCATCTGCGACTGATCTCATAG
- the rluC gene encoding 23S rRNA pseudouridine(955/2504/2580) synthase RluC, which yields MNNTNPGVQFITIDAEQDGQRIDNFLKTQLKGVPKSLIYRILRKGEVRINKKRIKPEYKLCVGDEIRVPPVRVAEENELPSSKLGSVQALAHQIIFEDDAIIVLNKPSGLAVHGGSGLSFGVIEGLRALRPESRFLELVHRLDRDTSGLLLVAKKRSALKHLHEQLRVKTMRKQYLALVRGQWQPHVKVVNAPLLKNILQSGERIVRVNSEGKPSETRFQIMQKFTHATLVMASPITGRTHQIRVHTLHAGHPIACDDKYGEREFDEQVKKAGLHRLFLHAYRLTFIHPVTGKEMSVEAPLDKELQSALDRLEK from the coding sequence ATGAATAATACAAATCCTGGCGTACAGTTCATCACTATTGATGCTGAGCAAGATGGACAACGCATAGATAACTTTTTGAAAACTCAGCTAAAAGGGGTTCCTAAGAGCCTCATTTACCGTATTTTGCGCAAAGGAGAGGTGCGAATTAATAAAAAACGCATTAAACCTGAGTATAAACTCTGTGTTGGCGATGAAATTCGTGTTCCTCCTGTTCGCGTTGCCGAAGAGAATGAACTACCGTCGTCAAAACTCGGTTCAGTGCAAGCATTGGCTCATCAAATCATCTTTGAAGATGATGCGATCATCGTGTTGAATAAACCATCGGGTTTAGCAGTACATGGTGGGAGTGGTCTTAGCTTTGGCGTGATCGAAGGTTTGCGCGCGTTAAGACCAGAAAGTCGTTTTCTGGAATTGGTGCACCGTTTGGATCGTGATACCTCAGGTCTGTTATTGGTGGCAAAAAAACGCAGTGCGCTGAAACATTTGCACGAACAATTACGTGTTAAAACGATGCGCAAGCAATATCTGGCTTTGGTGCGCGGACAATGGCAGCCACATGTGAAAGTAGTGAATGCACCATTGCTGAAAAACATTCTGCAGTCTGGCGAGCGCATTGTTCGGGTGAACAGTGAAGGTAAACCTTCTGAAACCCGTTTTCAGATCATGCAGAAATTTACTCATGCAACCTTGGTGATGGCAAGCCCGATAACGGGGCGTACACATCAGATCCGTGTGCATACATTGCATGCAGGGCACCCGATTGCCTGCGATGATAAGTATGGTGAACGTGAATTTGACGAGCAGGTGAAAAAAGCCGGTTTACACCGCTTATTCTTACATGCCTATCGTTTGACATTTATACACCCGGTAACAGGGAAGGAAATGTCGGTTGAAGCGCCACTCGATAAAGAGTTGCAGTCAGCATTAGATCGTTTGGAAAAGTAA
- the rne gene encoding ribonuclease E, translating to MKRMLINATQEEELRVALVDGQRIYDLDIESPGHEQKKANIYKGKITRVEPSLEAAFVDYGADRHGFLPLKEIAREYFPENYTFHGRPNIKEVIKEGLEVIVQIDKEERGNKGAALTSFISLAGSYLVLMPNNPRAGGISRRIEGDERTELKEAMNGLEVPAGMGLIVRTAGVGKSQEELEWDLNILLKHWNAIKTASSNRAAPFLIHQESNVIVRAIRDYLRRDIGEILIDSETIFERAKQHIELVRPDFLNRVKLYKSEIPLFTHFQIESQIESAFQREVRLPSGGSIVIDPTEALTSIDINSSRATKGGDIEETALQTNLEAADEIARQLRLRDLGGLIVIDFIDMTPVRHQREVENRLRDAVRQDRARIQLGRISRFGLLELSRQRLRPSLNESSTHVCPRCSGQGFIRDNESLALSILRLIEEEALKDNTEQVIAQVPVDVAAYLLNEKRQAVLKLEQRHNVQLLIIPNTRLETPHFEVSRFRSGEESDALSYELKTDAPVEEYQPKPQLIVTPTEQPALQGFAAPSVPAPTPVTPAPASPAAKPASESVLSQLFSWIGSLFKSPAKTPAVEEQETTKERPQQPRRRDNRNNNRKRNTPYAGRNREDEVSGSATTDEKAQTSQTRQPRRPRPDRTERPERTERPERVQRDNLIEKEPTATRPERAPKERKPRNEVAATGVEEQQEVARKEQRVEERRERRNTRSKKVRVTNETAQPEVVVDKSDAETATEQQTRTRRRRNNTERNTEKDVQETVAVETNTEATTSTPVVEALVVTPVAEPLPTTTLETTAEQPATPVENAEPEVAADADTAVIQQIQADVAVVNMEQNVADNNVTAADVIVPAAQDTVKAPVVAVVEPVQVVAEEVVTTEPVPVMTATVTATAVAKPEVRGVIARVRFANAEMTRPAETPLPPVPPKGDYPPYQRKPVNGSGRAAGTSNLKQQASAPAGRPAEAE from the coding sequence ATGAAAAGAATGCTAATTAACGCGACTCAGGAAGAAGAGTTGCGCGTTGCCCTCGTTGATGGGCAGCGTATTTATGACCTGGATATCGAAAGCCCAGGCCACGAACAAAAAAAAGCCAATATTTATAAAGGTAAAATTACCCGGGTCGAACCGAGTCTGGAAGCAGCCTTCGTTGATTATGGTGCTGATCGCCATGGTTTCCTGCCGCTCAAAGAGATCGCCCGCGAATATTTTCCTGAAAACTATACTTTCCATGGTCGCCCTAATATCAAGGAAGTGATCAAGGAAGGTTTAGAAGTTATTGTTCAGATCGATAAAGAAGAGCGTGGCAACAAAGGTGCAGCGCTAACTAGCTTTATCAGTCTGGCAGGTAGCTATCTGGTGCTGATGCCAAACAACCCTCGTGCTGGCGGTATTTCTCGTCGTATTGAAGGCGATGAACGTACCGAACTGAAAGAAGCCATGAACGGACTGGAAGTACCAGCCGGTATGGGTTTGATCGTGCGTACTGCAGGTGTTGGTAAATCACAAGAAGAGCTGGAGTGGGATTTAAACATTCTGCTGAAGCACTGGAATGCCATAAAAACTGCCTCCAGCAACCGCGCAGCCCCCTTCCTGATCCATCAGGAAAGTAACGTTATCGTTCGTGCTATTCGTGATTATCTGCGCCGCGATATCGGTGAAATTCTAATCGACAGCGAAACTATTTTTGAACGTGCAAAACAGCACATTGAATTAGTTCGCCCTGATTTCCTGAACAGAGTAAAACTCTATAAAAGTGAAATCCCGCTGTTTACCCACTTCCAGATTGAAAGTCAGATTGAATCTGCATTCCAACGTGAAGTGCGTTTGCCTTCCGGCGGCTCAATTGTTATTGATCCAACAGAAGCCTTAACTTCTATCGATATCAACTCATCCCGCGCCACTAAAGGCGGCGATATCGAAGAAACAGCATTGCAGACCAACCTGGAAGCAGCCGATGAAATTGCCCGCCAATTACGTCTGCGCGACTTAGGTGGTTTGATCGTTATCGACTTCATCGATATGACGCCTGTGCGTCATCAACGTGAAGTGGAAAACCGTCTGCGCGATGCCGTACGTCAAGACCGTGCTCGCATTCAATTGGGCCGCATTTCTCGTTTCGGTTTGTTGGAATTATCTCGTCAGCGTCTGCGCCCTTCACTCAATGAATCAAGCACGCATGTCTGCCCACGTTGTAGTGGTCAGGGCTTTATTCGTGATAACGAATCACTGGCCTTAAGTATTCTGCGTTTAATTGAAGAAGAAGCATTAAAAGACAATACTGAACAGGTTATTGCTCAAGTGCCGGTTGATGTTGCAGCCTACTTGTTAAACGAAAAACGTCAGGCGGTATTAAAACTGGAACAACGTCATAACGTCCAGTTGCTGATCATTCCAAATACACGTCTGGAAACACCACACTTTGAAGTGTCACGTTTCCGTTCAGGTGAAGAAAGCGATGCCCTCAGTTATGAATTAAAAACTGATGCGCCAGTGGAAGAATATCAGCCAAAACCACAACTGATCGTGACACCAACTGAACAGCCTGCGTTACAAGGCTTTGCAGCACCCAGCGTGCCAGCACCAACACCTGTTACTCCGGCTCCTGCTTCTCCTGCGGCAAAACCAGCATCTGAAAGTGTCTTGTCACAACTGTTTAGCTGGATTGGCTCTTTGTTCAAATCACCGGCTAAAACACCAGCTGTTGAAGAACAAGAAACGACAAAGGAACGCCCACAGCAACCGCGTCGTCGCGATAACCGCAATAACAACCGGAAACGTAACACACCTTATGCTGGCCGTAATCGTGAAGATGAAGTTTCTGGTTCAGCGACTACTGATGAGAAAGCACAAACCTCACAGACACGTCAACCGCGTCGTCCTCGTCCTGATCGGACTGAAAGACCAGAGCGAACTGAACGTCCAGAACGAGTTCAACGCGATAATCTGATAGAAAAAGAACCGACAGCAACCAGACCAGAACGGGCACCAAAAGAGCGTAAGCCTCGTAATGAAGTTGCAGCTACAGGTGTTGAAGAACAGCAAGAGGTTGCCCGTAAAGAGCAACGCGTAGAAGAGCGCCGTGAACGTCGGAATACTCGCAGCAAAAAAGTGCGTGTAACCAATGAAACAGCTCAGCCTGAAGTCGTTGTTGATAAATCTGATGCAGAAACAGCAACTGAACAACAAACCCGGACTCGCCGTCGCCGTAATAATACGGAACGCAATACCGAGAAAGATGTTCAGGAAACTGTTGCAGTAGAAACTAACACCGAAGCAACTACATCAACGCCTGTAGTGGAAGCATTGGTTGTTACTCCAGTAGCAGAGCCATTACCGACAACTACGCTTGAGACAACAGCTGAACAACCAGCTACACCTGTTGAGAATGCAGAGCCAGAAGTTGCTGCAGACGCAGACACTGCTGTAATTCAGCAAATTCAGGCTGATGTAGCCGTCGTAAATATGGAACAGAATGTTGCCGATAATAACGTTACGGCCGCTGATGTCATCGTTCCTGCTGCACAAGATACGGTTAAGGCACCTGTTGTTGCAGTAGTAGAACCAGTACAGGTAGTAGCTGAAGAAGTCGTAACAACTGAACCAGTTCCAGTTATGACTGCCACTGTAACAGCAACAGCTGTAGCCAAACCAGAAGTTCGAGGCGTTATTGCCCGTGTTCGCTTTGCCAATGCGGAAATGACTCGACCAGCAGAAACACCATTACCGCCGGTGCCGCCAAAAGGTGATTATCCACCTTACCAGCGTAAACCAGTGAATGGTAGTGGACGGGCTGCCGGTACATCGAACCTGAAACAACAAGCGTCTGCCCCTGCAGGACGCCCTGCTGAAGCAGAGTAA
- a CDS encoding FNR family transcription factor, which translates to MIQDKAKAKRPPSCGGAIHCQDCSISQLCIPFSLNSSELDLLDSIIERKKPIQKGETLFKAGDELKSLFAIRSGTVKSYTITEQGDEQITGFHLAGDLVGFDAVTRLYHPSFAQALETSMVCEIPYEILDELSGKMSKLRQQIMRLMSNEIICDQEMILLLSKKNAEERLAAFLNNLSNRFSQRGFSPREFRLAMTRGDIGNYLGLTVETISRLLGRFQKIGLIKVKGKYVTILDTAALSQIAGSAGNQAPE; encoded by the coding sequence ATGATCCAGGACAAAGCAAAAGCAAAAAGACCTCCATCATGTGGCGGAGCAATTCACTGTCAAGATTGCAGTATTAGCCAACTCTGCATTCCTTTTTCGCTTAATAGCTCCGAGCTAGACCTTCTCGACTCCATTATTGAACGCAAAAAACCAATCCAGAAAGGTGAAACACTTTTCAAGGCCGGCGATGAGCTTAAATCCTTATTTGCCATTCGTTCTGGCACTGTCAAATCCTATACCATCACCGAACAAGGTGATGAGCAGATCACCGGCTTTCATCTTGCCGGTGACTTGGTTGGCTTTGATGCAGTAACTCGCCTTTACCATCCTTCTTTTGCTCAGGCTTTGGAAACTTCCATGGTCTGCGAGATCCCATACGAAATTCTCGATGAGCTTTCCGGGAAAATGTCCAAACTGCGTCAGCAAATCATGCGATTGATGAGCAATGAAATTATCTGTGATCAAGAGATGATTTTATTGTTATCAAAGAAAAACGCCGAAGAACGCTTAGCCGCATTTCTCAATAACTTGTCTAACCGCTTTTCACAACGAGGCTTCTCTCCCAGAGAGTTTCGTTTAGCCATGACCCGCGGTGATATTGGCAATTACCTAGGCCTTACTGTTGAAACCATCAGCCGCTTACTCGGCCGTTTTCAGAAGATCGGTTTGATCAAGGTAAAGGGCAAATATGTCACCATTCTGGACACGGCAGCACTATCGCAAATAGCAGGTTCAGCTGGAAATCAAGCACCGGAATAA
- the uspE gene encoding universal stress protein UspE codes for MIKYRNILVVIDPTMPEQSALLRAVELARLEDVARIKVFLAIYDFSYEITSILSNEEREEMRQGVVAHRLGWLAGMIKPYQTEGLDIEAKVIWHSRPFECVLQEVKDNDHDLVITSAHHHSLLKSFIFTPSDWHLLRKCPCPVLVTKQHGWPTGGNILAAINISDEAEQMALNERIIHEAKVIAQLVKASLHLVNAFPAPIVNIALELPGFSPELYSDAMQQHHQTEMEEYARKFDIPAECIHIVEGMPEDVLPELAQSLDAELTILGSVGRTGWSAAFIGNTAERVVDSIHGDLLVVKAYE; via the coding sequence ATGATTAAATATCGGAATATCCTGGTAGTAATCGATCCCACCATGCCTGAACAATCAGCTTTGTTACGCGCGGTGGAACTGGCCAGGTTAGAAGATGTCGCCCGTATCAAAGTGTTTCTGGCAATTTATGATTTCTCATACGAAATCACCTCTATTCTATCCAATGAAGAACGTGAAGAGATGCGGCAAGGGGTGGTGGCTCACCGTCTTGGCTGGCTGGCCGGTATGATAAAACCTTATCAGACTGAAGGGCTGGATATTGAAGCAAAAGTGATCTGGCATAGCCGGCCTTTTGAATGTGTTCTTCAAGAGGTTAAAGATAATGACCATGATCTGGTCATCACCAGCGCACATCATCACTCGTTGCTAAAATCATTTATTTTCACCCCTAGCGACTGGCATTTATTACGCAAATGTCCTTGCCCTGTCCTCGTAACCAAACAGCATGGTTGGCCTACCGGTGGGAACATTTTGGCTGCAATCAACATCAGTGATGAAGCAGAACAAATGGCGTTAAACGAACGCATCATCCATGAGGCTAAAGTGATTGCTCAGCTGGTTAAAGCCAGCCTGCATCTGGTAAATGCATTCCCTGCCCCTATCGTCAATATTGCTCTCGAACTGCCCGGTTTTAGTCCTGAGTTATACAGCGATGCCATGCAGCAACACCATCAAACTGAAATGGAGGAATATGCACGTAAATTTGATATTCCAGCTGAATGCATCCATATCGTAGAAGGGATGCCTGAGGATGTCTTGCCCGAGTTGGCCCAATCACTGGATGCAGAATTGACTATTCTTGGCAGTGTCGGACGCACTGGCTGGTCAGCTGCATTTATCGGTAATACAGCAGAACGGGTGGTTGACAGTATTCATGGTGATTTACTGGTAGTTAAAGCGTACGAATAA
- the ttcA gene encoding tRNA 2-thiocytidine(32) synthetase TtcA produces the protein MPDLSAKQQYNNNKLQKRLRRHVGQAIADFNMIEDGDRIMVCLSGGKDSFAMLDILRNLQASAPISFELIAVNLDQKQPGFPAEVLPNYLDSIGAQYKIVEEDTYSIVKDKIPEGKTTCSLCSRLRRGILYRTATELGATKIALGHHRDDILETLMLNMFYAGKLKAMPPKLVSDDGKHVVIRPLAYCHEKDLIRYAEWKEFPIIPCNLCGSQENLQRKAMKEMLNDWSRRFPGRIETMFNAIQNVTPSHLMDHQLFDFKSINSSSGVIDGGDIAFDKPDIPAVPQALATEPDDQLEIIELS, from the coding sequence ATGCCAGATCTTTCCGCCAAGCAACAATACAACAATAACAAACTTCAAAAACGCCTGCGTCGACATGTCGGTCAAGCTATTGCTGATTTCAACATGATTGAAGACGGTGATCGCATCATGGTTTGTTTATCCGGCGGTAAAGATAGTTTTGCCATGTTGGATATTCTGCGCAATTTACAAGCCAGTGCCCCCATCAGTTTTGAGCTCATCGCCGTCAATCTGGATCAAAAGCAACCAGGCTTCCCAGCGGAAGTGTTACCGAACTACCTTGATTCTATCGGCGCACAATACAAGATCGTGGAAGAAGATACTTACTCGATTGTGAAAGATAAAATTCCAGAAGGTAAAACAACCTGTTCGCTGTGTTCTCGTCTGCGCCGCGGTATTTTATACCGTACCGCCACTGAGCTAGGAGCAACCAAAATTGCGTTAGGACATCATCGCGACGATATCCTGGAAACACTAATGCTGAACATGTTTTATGCCGGCAAATTGAAAGCCATGCCGCCGAAACTAGTCAGTGATGATGGTAAGCATGTGGTTATCCGCCCACTGGCTTATTGTCACGAGAAAGATTTGATCCGGTATGCCGAATGGAAAGAATTCCCAATCATTCCATGCAACTTGTGTGGCTCGCAGGAAAATCTGCAACGTAAAGCCATGAAAGAGATGCTGAACGATTGGAGTCGTCGTTTCCCTGGTCGTATTGAAACGATGTTTAATGCGATTCAGAACGTGACACCAAGCCATTTGATGGATCATCAGCTGTTTGATTTCAAATCTATCAATAGCAGTAGTGGTGTCATCGATGGTGGCGATATCGCCTTTGATAAGCCTGATATTCCTGCTGTACCGCAAGCACTCGCAACTGAACCGGATGATCAGTTGGAAATTATCGAGCTAAGTTGA
- a CDS encoding glucosaminidase domain-containing protein, whose product MALLPLTVNSADNLESVKSTSFTAVQEQSVPDFDSIKDAEQRKRAFVAYLLPSYQQVSSDILSQRKQLEKLKQQLQEGILLSDSQTEWVQTVAEQYNQELSDDISDDVDRLLVRVDILPPELVLSQAATESGWGTSRLARKSNNYFGHFCQSVGCGMGPYRTNVVRAKAFSSPIMAVRAYMQNLNSHPAYSKVRELRADMRANEQPMDAVVLAKGLRRYSTQGDGYVKRIQGMIRSNQQYWQSDVRRNMVRN is encoded by the coding sequence TTGGCTCTGCTACCCCTGACAGTAAATAGTGCAGACAACTTAGAGTCTGTAAAATCTACGTCATTCACGGCAGTTCAGGAACAATCCGTCCCTGACTTTGATTCGATTAAAGACGCAGAACAACGTAAGCGTGCTTTTGTCGCCTATCTGCTGCCATCCTATCAACAAGTCTCTTCAGACATTCTTTCCCAACGCAAACAACTGGAAAAATTGAAACAGCAATTGCAGGAAGGAATATTATTATCTGATAGTCAGACTGAATGGGTACAAACTGTTGCGGAACAGTACAATCAGGAACTCAGTGATGATATCAGCGATGATGTCGACCGTTTACTGGTCCGGGTAGATATTCTGCCCCCTGAATTGGTATTAAGTCAGGCCGCTACCGAATCCGGCTGGGGGACTTCCCGACTGGCGAGAAAATCCAATAATTATTTTGGACATTTCTGTCAGAGTGTTGGATGTGGTATGGGTCCTTACCGGACAAACGTAGTTCGGGCTAAAGCGTTCAGTTCTCCAATCATGGCTGTACGCGCATATATGCAGAATCTGAATTCACATCCGGCCTATAGCAAGGTACGTGAGCTTCGTGCTGATATGCGCGCTAATGAACAACCGATGGATGCTGTGGTATTAGCAAAAGGGTTGCGCCGTTACTCTACACAAGGGGACGGTTACGTTAAGCGGATACAAGGGATGATCCGTTCTAATCAGCAATACTGGCAATCAGATGTGCGCCGTAATATGGTGCGCAACTAA
- the lpxM gene encoding lauroyl-Kdo(2)-lipid IV(A) myristoyltransferase (LpxM is lauroyl-Kdo(2)-lipid IV(A) myristoyltransferase, an enzyme characterized in Escherichia coli and involved in biosynthesis of the form of lipid A found in that species and some closely related species.): MTNDPALDHKLSPALFHPRYWLTWFSIALLALLAWCPVRLRDALAASFANLVIKISRKQCYAARLNLQLCFPELSHAERETLLYRSLCVGLKGFFALGEPTFLPPSLFLRRIKPNGWEHVEAAKAAGKPIIFMIPHTWTIDACGLYFSGMGLQMCTMMHSARNPVYDWFLNRQRVRFGGKVYERSAGLKPIIKDMRNGYHFFYLPDQDHGHDASIFVPLFGVPKATLPALPKLTKLSGAVVLPVLATYNEKTYQYELQIRPAMAPYPTTDLVADVSYMNAEIEVLLKNHPEQYMWFLKYFRSLPDGTDRKYVPE, translated from the coding sequence ATGACCAACGATCCTGCTCTGGACCATAAACTTTCTCCTGCACTGTTTCATCCACGCTATTGGCTTACCTGGTTTAGTATTGCGTTGCTGGCATTACTGGCTTGGTGCCCGGTGCGGTTACGTGATGCTTTGGCTGCATCATTTGCTAACCTGGTTATTAAAATTTCACGTAAACAGTGTTATGCCGCGCGGTTAAATCTACAGTTGTGTTTTCCCGAGTTGAGTCATGCAGAAAGAGAAACGTTGCTTTATCGCAGCCTGTGCGTAGGGTTAAAAGGCTTTTTTGCTTTAGGTGAACCAACTTTTTTACCGCCATCCTTATTTTTACGTCGTATCAAACCGAATGGCTGGGAACATGTTGAAGCGGCTAAAGCCGCAGGCAAACCCATCATCTTCATGATCCCACATACCTGGACCATTGATGCCTGTGGGCTCTATTTCTCCGGTATGGGCTTACAGATGTGCACCATGATGCACAGTGCGCGCAATCCGGTATATGACTGGTTTTTGAATCGTCAACGGGTTCGTTTTGGCGGTAAGGTGTATGAACGCAGTGCCGGGTTAAAACCGATCATCAAAGACATGCGAAATGGTTATCACTTCTTCTATTTACCTGACCAAGATCATGGTCATGATGCCAGCATCTTTGTGCCACTCTTTGGGGTGCCGAAAGCGACACTCCCTGCACTACCTAAACTGACTAAACTATCAGGGGCGGTAGTATTGCCTGTTCTGGCAACCTATAACGAAAAAACATACCAGTATGAGCTACAAATAAGACCGGCTATGGCGCCTTATCCAACGACGGATTTAGTGGCAGACGTCAGTTATATGAATGCAGAAATTGAGGTGTTGCTCAAAAATCACCCAGAACAATACATGTGGTTTTTGAAATATTTTCGCTCGTTACCTGATGGCACAGATCGGAAATATGTTCCTGAATAA
- a CDS encoding adenosine deaminase, giving the protein MESFIAGLPKVELHLHIEGTLEPELAFVLAERNGITLPYADVASLQAAYNFSNLQSFLDLYYQGAGVLQTEQDFYDLTWAYLMRCRQDRVMHTEIFFDPQTHLERGIEFAAVIGGIHSALVAGRKTLGITSCLIMCFLRHLSEDSAFETLEQALPFKAWIDGVGLDSSEVGNPPQKFANVFGAARELGFRCVAHAGEEGPASYIWDALDILKTERIDHGVRCVDDPLLVARLVAERVPLTVCPLSNLKLRVFDSMADHNILELLDKGVCVTVNSDDPAYFGGYMNDNYQALADALMASKEQIRRLALNSVEACWLPEKEKETLRNRILAYV; this is encoded by the coding sequence GTGGAGTCATTTATTGCGGGGCTACCCAAAGTTGAATTGCATTTACATATAGAAGGTACGCTGGAGCCTGAACTGGCCTTTGTTCTGGCAGAACGGAACGGTATTACCTTGCCTTATGCCGATGTCGCAAGTTTGCAGGCTGCTTATAATTTTTCCAATCTTCAATCGTTTCTTGATCTCTATTATCAAGGCGCGGGGGTGTTGCAAACGGAACAGGATTTTTACGATTTGACGTGGGCGTATCTGATGCGTTGTCGTCAGGATCGCGTGATGCATACGGAAATCTTTTTTGATCCGCAAACCCACCTTGAACGGGGTATCGAGTTTGCGGCGGTGATCGGTGGCATTCATTCTGCGTTGGTGGCAGGGCGTAAGACATTAGGTATTACTTCTTGTTTGATTATGTGTTTCCTGCGTCATCTAAGTGAAGATTCAGCTTTTGAAACCTTAGAACAAGCGTTGCCATTTAAAGCATGGATTGACGGTGTGGGGTTAGATTCGTCAGAAGTTGGGAATCCACCGCAAAAATTTGCCAATGTATTTGGTGCGGCGCGTGAATTAGGTTTTCGTTGTGTCGCTCATGCAGGGGAAGAAGGTCCGGCCAGCTATATTTGGGATGCGTTGGATATCTTAAAAACCGAACGAATCGATCATGGGGTACGTTGTGTTGATGATCCACTACTAGTGGCTCGTCTGGTGGCAGAGCGTGTGCCGCTGACTGTTTGTCCATTATCTAATTTGAAATTGCGCGTATTCGATTCGATGGCCGATCACAACATTCTGGAGCTGTTGGATAAAGGTGTTTGTGTTACCGTCAATTCTGATGACCCAGCGTATTTTGGTGGTTATATGAATGACAACTATCAGGCACTGGCCGATGCATTGATGGCCTCGAAAGAACAAATTCGCCGTCTGGCCTTAAATAGTGTTGAAGCTTGTTGGTTACCTGAGAAAGAAAAAGAAACGCTGCGTAATCGTATTCTGGCTTATGTTTAA